The genomic segment CCGAGGTGTTCCGCCAGGTCGGCGGCGGTCGCGCCGACCGGCGCCAGCCGGGCGAAGGCGAAGCCGTGGGCGGGCCGTAGGTCGTCGAAGCCGCGTGCGACGACACCGTCGTGGATCGCGGCGGTGAGACCGCCGGCGGCGGCGAGCAGGGTCGCGGTCAGGCTCATGGCGTCAGCGTTGTTCACGGGAGCAGCTTGACACACTGCGCAATCTGCTTGACTATATTGACAAGCAACTTGCTCAAGTAAGTTGACTATATGGAGGTACACCGTGCCTGTTGTCACCGCAGCCGAAGCCGTCGTCCACGAGATGCACGGCGTCCGTTTCGTCTCGTACATCCTGCCCGCGCACGGCAGCAAGGAGCTGTGCGCCTGGCGCGGTGAGATACCCGGCGGCACCGTCGGGCCCGCCCACACCATCACCCGCGAGGAGGTCTTCCTCGTCCTGAGCGGCTCGGTGCGGATCAGCATCGACGGCGAGGCGTCCACCCTGGCGCCGGGCGACGCCGCCGTCGCGCCCGCCGGCTCCTCCCTGGGCGTCAGCAATCCCACGGAGGAACCGGCCACGATGTGGGTCACCACCAGCGTGGGCCTGGAGGCCGTGCTCGCCGATGGCTCGCGCATCTCACCGCCGTGGGTCAGCTGAGCGCGGAAAGGCAGGTGGTCCGGGTGGCGTGCGCCGGGTCGAGGGCGTTCGCCGCCTCATGGAAGGCGATCCGGTCGGTCAGACCGATCGTGACGTGCTCGGAGATGTCCACCGCACACAGATCCTGCAGCAGCACATTGTGTACGTTCGACCCGGACAGGAACTGCGACGCATACGGCGTGACGACCTCGTCGTACCGGGTCGCGATGACGGTGTAGCGCACCCCGGGGACGGTGTCGCCGCCCGCGTTGAGGGCCTGCATGAAGGCCGATCCGGCCACCTGGTCGGCGAGTCCGGGGACGATCGAGTGGATCGCGTCGGCCGCTCCGGGGAAGTACGGGAGCAGGTTGGCCAGCCCGTCGAGGGTGGTTCCGTGGTTGTCGGGCGCCAGGCCGACGAGGGCGTTCACCTTCGACGCGCCGCCGAGGAACTTCAGGTAGTAGCGCGGCATCATGCCGCCCTGGGAGTGCCCGACCAGGTCCGCCTTCGGCGCCCCGGTGGCCGCCAGCACCCGGTCGGTGAAGTCCGCCAGTTGCTGAGCCGAGTCCGCGATCGGGCCGAGCCCGTCGAAGAACGGGACGCCGGGCAGCTGGCCGTAGTCGAAGGAGAAGACGCAGTAGCCCCGGGCCACCAGATAGGGGGCGAACCCCAGCCAGTTGTCGGTGCCGTTGCCGAACGTTCCGTGCACGAGCACGACCGGCCGGGGGTGCGCGGCGGACGGCCGGCACGAGAAGTCGTTCCATCCGCTGGACGGGGCCGAATGTGCGGTTGCGGCGGTGGCGGCGGTCGGGGCGGCGGTCACCGCACACGCCAGAGCCAGCGCGGTGAGCATGCGCTTCCAGGGCAGCCTCATGTGATCTCCTCGCAGGTCAGGGGAGTCCTGTTCACTCCACCCACGCTGTGATCCGGATCACAAGGTTGTTACGTTCACGTCAACTTACGCGCCAGTAGCAAAGGGGGCTAGTTACGCGTCAGTAAAGAATTGGCCACCCCGCGCCGAAACGGAGGTCACCTCGTCCGCTTCCGCCGCCGGGACCTTGAACAGGCAGTACGCCGCGGCGAGCACTCCCGCCGCACCGACGGCGGCGAGCAGCAGGCGGTGGTCGACGACCGCGACGAGGCCGGCGCCCACCAGTCCGCCCACCGCGGTGGGCGCGAACACGAGCGTGCTCGCGGTGGCCGCGACCCGGCCGATCAGTCCGGCGGGCGTCTCCCGCTGGACGGCGGTCAGCGCCGCGATCAGCACCCACGGCAGCCCGACTCCGATCGCCGCGCCGCCGACCAGGGCGGCGGAGACCCACGGGGTGGCGCGTACGGCGACCCCGAGGGCGAACAGCAGCATGCCGGTGGCCGCGAAGACCCGTTCCGGCATCCGTCGCAGCAACGCCCCCGCCACCACTCCCCCGACGACCGAGCCCGCGCCCTGCACCGCGTACAGCACGCCCACGAAGGCGGGCGAACGGTGCAGGCCCGCGTCGACCACCGCGTAGATCGCGGAGCTGCCGAGCGCGGAGAGCAGCATGGCGATCGAACCGACGGCCACCAGACGGCGCAGCAGCGGGTGCCGGCGCAGGTACCGGATGCCCTCGGCGACCTGTTCGCGCCAGCCCGTCGTGGCGGGCGCGGGCGGTTCCTCCCGTACCCGGACCGTCGCGAAGACGGCCGCGGCGAGCGCGAAGGTGACGGCGTCGAGCACGGCGACGGAACCGCCGCCGTAGCGGACGTACAGGCCGGCGCCGGCGAGCGGGGCGAGGAGCTTCATCGCCTCGTTGGCGGTCATCCGCAGTCCGTTGAAGTCGCCGCGCAGTTCGCCGGGGACGGTGGCGGTGACGACGGCGGCCTCGGCCGCGTCGCAGAGCACCGACGCCGTCCCGTACAGGACGAGCACGGCGAAGAGGATCCAGACCAGGTCCGCCGTACGGACCACGAGCAGCAGCGGCAGCAGGGCCGCCATCGCGGCGTTGACCAGCACCAGGAGCGGGCGGCGGCGCACCCGGTCGACCACGGTGCCGAGCAGCGGACCGGCCGGCATCGGGGTCCACAGGCAGACGCCGACCAGCGCGGCGAGGCTGCTGGAGCCGGTCAGCGACTTCACCCAGATTCCGGCGGCCAGCATCATCGCCGAGCTGCCGAAGCCGGAGACCAGCACCCCGGCCAGATACCTTCCCGCGTCGCGGTCGCGCAGGACCCCCCAGGCCGTCATGACTCCCAATCTAATGATTGGGAGTCATGACGGCAATGAGCGGGACGGGGCGGCGGTCAGCACTCAGCACTCAGCACTCAGCACTCAGCCACCAACCCTCGGCCGTCGGCCGGGGCCGTCACTCGCCGTTCTTGGGCTGGCCGTTGCTCTCGATCGGGACCGGCGTGGACACCGGCGCGGAGACGGGGTCCGGCTCGGCGACCGGCGGCACGGCGGCGAGCGGGGGGATCGGCGGGACCGGGGGGATCGCTACGACGGCAGGTGCGGGCTCGGTCGCCGGCACTGCCGGTGCGGGCTCACGCTCAGCGGCAGGCGCGGGCGCTGCGGCGGGCGCGGGTTCCGCGGCGGGCGCTACGGCGGCGGGGGCCGGGGCCGTCGGAGCGGCGCGCTCCAGGAAGCGCAGCAGCTCGACCGGGAACGGCAGCACCAGCGTCGAGTTCTTCTCGGCCGCGACGGCCACCACCGTCTGGAGCAGGCGCAGTTGGAGGGCGGAGGGGTTGTCCTCCATCTGCTTGGCGGCCTGGGCGAGCACCTTCGACGCCTGCAGTTCGGCGTCCGCGTTGATGATGCGGGCGCGGCGTTCGCGCTCCGCCTCGGCCTGCCGGGACATCGACCGCTTCATGGCCTCCGGCAGCGACACGTCCTTGATCTCGACCCGGTCGATCTGCACACCCCAGCCCAGCGCCGGGCTGTCGATCATCACTTCCAGGCCTTCGTTCAGCTTCTCCCGGTTCGACAGCAGCTCGTCCAGATCGCTCTTGCCGATGATCGAACGCAGCGAGGTCTGGGCGACCTGGGAGACCGCGAAGCGGTAGTCCTCGACCTGGATGACGGCGTCGACGGCGTTGATGACCTTGAAGTACACGACCGCGTCCACCTTGACCGAGACGTTGTCGCGGGTGATGCCGTCCTGCCCGGGGATGGGCATCGTCACGATCTGCAGATTGACCTTCCGCAGCCGGTCCACCCCTGGAATGACCATGGTGAATCCGGGGCCCTTGGGCTCCGACCTGAGCCGGCCCAGCCGCAGCACGACACCCCGCTCGTACTGCCGCACCACCCGGGCGCCGGCCACCCCGTAAACGGCCCCGGCCGCAAGGACGGCGGACACCAGCTCCACGATCATTTCGGCCCCCTGCCGTATACACGTGCAGTGCCTCCAGCGTACTGCGGGAACCCCCGCCGAGCGCCGGTCGTACGGGCGGGGCGGCGCACGGCAGGGGCGGCCCGGGTCCCCGGAAGCAGCCGCACGACACCGCACCGCACCGCACCGCACCGCACCGCACCGCCCCGCGCCGCCCGGCGCCGCACGGCCCGCCCGCCAGAGCCCCTCAGTCCGACAGCGCCCGTCAGTCCGACAGCGCCGTCGGCGTACGGTCCGCCGCGCGCAGCAGCCGGGCGGCCACCACTCTCAGCTGCTCGGCGAGCTCGGGCGGCTCGTGCACCTCGAACTCCGCGCCGAGCAGGGCGATGAAAACGGTGAGGCCGTCGAGGGACTCGGCGCCCGTCCGCAGTTCGCAGGTCCTGTCGTCGATCGCCTCGATCGTGCCGAAGCCCGTCCAGCCGAAGTCGGCGACCGCCTCCGCCGACATGTGCAGGGTGACCCGCGCCTGGTAGCGGTAGGCCCTGGTGGTGACGCCCTTGGCGACGTACGCCGCCGCGTCCTCCGGGGGTTCGCGCGGTGCGAAGCGCGGCCCGGTGGGTGACTTGGGGTCGATCCGGTCGACGCGGAAGGTCCGCCAGTCCTCCCGGCCGGTGTCCCAGGCGAGCAGGTACCAGCGGCGTCCATGGTTGACCAAGCGGTACGGCTCGACCGTGCGGCGGCTGGAGGCGCCGCTGTGGTCGCTGTAGTCGAAGCGCAGCCGTTCGCGGTCGCGGCAGGCCGCGCCGATGACGGTCAACACGTCCTGGCCGACCGTCGCGCGGCCGGGCGGCGGCGCGTGGACGGTGATCGCCTGCATGGCCTGGACCCGGTGCCGCAGCCGCGACGGGAGCACCTGCTCCAGCTTGGACAGCGCCCGGAGGGAGACCTCCTCGATCCCGGCGACGGTGCCGCCGACGCCGGTGCGCAGGCACAGCGCGACGGCGACCGCCTCCTCGTCGTCCAGCAGCAGCGGCGGCAGCGCGGCGCCCGCGCCGAGCCGGTAGCCGCCGGCCGTGCCGGGGGCGGCGTGCACCGGGTAGCCGAGGGTCCGCAGCCGGTCGACGTCGCGGCGCACCGTTCGCGCGGTGACGTCCAGGCGCTCCGCGAGGTCGGGGCCGGACCAGTCCCGCCGGGACTGGAGGAGCGAGAGCAGACGCAACAACCGCGCCGAGGTCTCCAACATGCGGTCAGTCTGCCAGCCGTCGCGGACAGCCACTGACCGCATGGCACGGAGGTCCACGGCGGTCCACGGGTGCACGGCACGTCTGTACGGGCACATGGCAGAGCCCCCGCCGGCAGGGTCGGCGGGGGCTCCGTCCTGTTCGCTGCAGGCCGTCGCCGGTGTCGGTGGTGCCGCGTCAGTAGACGCTGACTCCGTAGGCGCTGAGCGCTTCGGTGACCGGCTGGAAGAACGTGGTCCCGCCGGAGGAGCAGTTGCCGCTGCCGCCCGAGGTGAGGCCGACCGCGATCGAGCCGTTGTAGAGCGAACCGCCGCTGTCGCCGGGCTCGGCGCAGACGTTGGTCTTGATCATGCCGTAGACGATGTCGCCGCCGCCGTAGTTCACGGTGGCGTTGAGCCCGGTCACCGAGCCGCTGTGGATGCCGGTGGTGGAGCCGCGGCGCTTGACGGGTTCACCGACGTAGGCGTTGCCCGCGCTGGCGATGTCCTGGCTGCCGACGGCGCCGGTGTGCGCGACCGAGGCGTTGTCGTAGCGGACGATCCCGTAGTCGTTGTTCGGGAAGCTGTTGCCGGTGGTCGGGCCGATGGAGGTGCCGGAGGACGTGGTCCAGGCCGGGTAGCCCTCGGTGCAGTGGCCCGCGGTGAGGAAGTAGTACGTGTTGCCGCTGCGGACGTTGAAGCCGACCGAGCAGCGCCACTGGCTGGTGTAGATGGCGTCGCCGCCGGAGAGCAGCTCGCTGAACTTGCCGGCCACACGGTTGATGCTCACGGCGTCGCCGTAGCTCGCGGTGGCCTTGGTGAGCTTGGCCAGCTGGGCGGCGGTGACCCGGCTGTCGACGCTCACGGCGAGCTGGTTGGTCAGCGGGTCGACGGACCACGCCGAGCCCGCGATGTCGGCGGACCTGGCGGCCTCGCCCGCCTTGTCGAGTACTGCCGAGCTGAACCGGACGGTCCTGGGTGTCGCTCCGGCCGCCCGTACGGCGTCGGCGGCCCTGGCCGAGGTGACGTTGACGACGGTGGTCTTCGACGCCGAGTCGTAGTAGCTGCCCGCGGTGGCCGCGGTGCCGAGCGAGGTGGCGACCGCTGCGGCGGCCTCCGGGGATGCCGTCGCCGTGGGGGCGGCGTTGGCGGCGGGCAGCGTGAGCGCGGTGACGGCCACCAGGCCGGATGTCACAGCGAGCAGGCCGGCACGTCGGATGATTTTCATCTATTCCTCCTGTGGGGGGTGGAGGTCAGCTCGGCCTGTCGGCGCCGCACCGATAAACGAACTCGACGTGACCCTGACAAGCACTGGACGGGAGTATTCAGAGCCCGCGCGGAACACACAAGGGCGCCTTTCGGCCGCGCCGGTCGGACGCGACGGCGCCCCGGCGCCCGTACGGACCACCGAGGCACACCCGGGCTGACGACATCTCAACCGGCCGCGGCCGTCTCTCGAACGGGCCTCGGCCGGAGCATCTCGAACCGGAACCGGAACCAGCTCCTGAAGTCGGCCCGACCGGATTTCGAACCGGATTTCGGACCGGGTCTCGGACCGGGTCTCGGACCGGGTTACGGACCGGGTTACGGACAAGGTCTCGGACCAGGTCTCAGCTGGTGAGCACCTTGCTCTCGCCCGCTTCGAGCGCGAAGGGCAGCGTGTTGCCGGGCGGCGGGAACGGGCACACGAACGCGTCGGCGAAGGCGCACGGCGGGAGCAGCGTCCGGTTGAAGTCCAGCACCACGCGGCCGTCCGCGGCCGGCGCCGGGGTCCGCAGGAAACGGAAGCGGTAGCTGCTCCTTCCGCTGGTCGCGTCGGCGATGACGCCCCAGAGGGTGCCGTCCTCCTCGACCGCGACCGCGAGCGAGTGCTCAGCGCCGTCCACGGTGAAGGCCAGTTCGCCGCTGACGCCGAGTCCGCGCTCCCGGCCGTCGGCGTGCGGCACCCGCACGGCACGACCCTCGGGGTACGGGTGGAAGACCGCCGGGACCACCCACCGCTCGTCGTAGTCGAACGCGCCGATGCCCGCGAAATCGCGCCGGGCGTCCGAGGCCGGGTCCCAGATCCGGAGGGCGAGCAGCCCCTCGCGGTCGATCGCCACGATCCGCTTCTCGCCGAACAGCACCGGCTCGCCCTCGGGTTCCAGCCGCCCGAAGACGCCGTCGCTCTGGTGGACCACCGATCCGTCCCGCTCCCGCCACTCCCCCGGCAGCCCGGGGATCTTCCCGTCCTCGGCGTCGGCGAGCCAGTACGTGCCCGTCAGGGCCAGTGGCCCGTACGGCGCCGCGACCGACTCGGCGCGCCGCTCGCGCCAGTTCTTCCAGTCCTGCTCAGTCTCGGAACTCATGGTCATCAACCTTCCATAGCGGCTGCCGCAGGCCGAGATGCTCGCGCGGCGTCGTGCTCCCCGTACTCCGGTCGGCGGCTGCCCGCCGGCCGCCGGGTGGGGCGGTGGCCGGAATTGGCCCGTCCGGATCGCCGGCGGCGCCCATCCGACCGGACGGCCCACCGCGCCGCTCACCGGACGGCCCGCCGTTCCACTCACTCGACGACCCACCGTCCCGCTCCCCGGGCGGTCACGGTGCCGCTCACCGGACGGTCACCGATCGGCTCACCGGACGGTCCAGGCCGAGGTGTTCGCGCAGCGTCGTCCCGGGTTGGAAGCGGCGGAACAGTCCGCGCTGCTGGAGCACGGGCACGGTCGCGTTCACCAGCCGGGTCAGATCCCGCCGCGGATCGGCGGGCCGTACGTGGAAGCCGTCGGTGATCCCGTCGCGGTGCCAGTCGCCGAACAGGTCGGCGAGGAGCACGGCGTCGGCCGGATCGAACAGTTCGACGGCGAGCGAGGCCAGGACGGTGAGCCGGTCCGGGTCCCGGCCGTAGGCCGCCGCCCGGCGGCGCAGGTCGGTGCGGGCCTCGTACGCCAGCCGCTCCGAGTGCGGACCGCCGACCCGTACGTACGCCACGTCCGCGTGCCGTGCGGCCGTCTCACGCGGCGCCTCCGAGGTCGCGTCGACGGCGAGTACCGGCCACCCCTCCAACGGTCCCGGCCCGGCTGACGCCACGTCAGGGAAGCCGGCGGCGTCCGCCCAGCCGTCCCCGAGCAGGGCCTCCGCGTCCGCCGCCCAGGCGTCCGGGAGCAGCGGCGTCCAGCCGGCCCGGCCGCGGCTGACCTGGTCGAGGGCGGCGAGCGCCGCCTGGACGGTGACGCTGACGGTTCCGGGGTGGGTGGCGGTGACGGCCGCCACCAGGCCGATGCGGTCGGTGGCGGGGGCGACCTGTGCGAGGACGGCGAGCGCGTCGAGCCCGCCGGCACTTCCGTCGGCCGCCGCCGGGGAGTCGTCGAGCGTGACGAAGTCCAGCGCGCCGCGCTCGGCGAGCCGGGCGAGTTCGATGTAGGAGGAGGCCTCGTACCGTTCCTCGTACCGTTCCTGGTGCGGTTCCTGGTGCGGTTCCCGGTGCTGATCCCGGGCGTCGATCGCGAAGGCCAGGTGCAGAGGGCGGATGGGTCGATGGCCTGGAGGGGCTTCGGGCATGCGGAGACTCCGTGGACACACTGAAGGAGCACGGGAGTTGCCTTCACGCACGCCGCGTCCCTCAACGCGACCGGGTCGTCATGACCGTGGCCCGAGGCTAATCCCACAGCGTCGCCCACTGTCAAGCATGTCCAACTGGTGGGCATCGCGTCTCAGCGTGGTTGACGGATGGGGACGGCGACTGTTCCACTGACCCCATGCGCAGCTGTCAGTTGGTCACCCGCGACCACATCGACTTCGGTCGAGTGTGGTCGTCCTCGTGTTGTCGCTGACCCTTTAGGGCCTGCTCGGCCGGCCCTGGCTCCGCCCGCCCGCGCGCACCGTCCCACTCCCGCCGCGGCCGCACCACCTCAGGCTCTCCCCGTCAGCCCGGTCTTCCTTCACGCACCCACGTCACCTTCTCTCCCTCCCTCGTAGGTACCTCGCGAGTTCGAGAAGGACTCTTCATTCCCCGTTCAACACCCGCAGTCACAACCGCAATCGCAGCAGTCGCACCCATCACAGCAATCGCAGGAATCGCAGCAGTCGCAGTCGCAGTTCGAGCACCAGCCTTCGCGGCGCCTGCCGCTCCACGGATCCTCGTAATGGTCCCGGCAGCACAGCTGGCAGGTGCAGCACAGCCCGCTCCACAGCGCGCACCCGGCGATCAGCCCTCGCCGGCGCGGTGGTTCGGGCGGCGGGAAACCGTTGGGCGGGAAGCCCGGCCCACCGGGCGCGTACGGGCTCTGACCAGGGCCGTACGGATTCCCGCTCAGCTGCGGCAGGTCCCATGTCCCCAGGCCCACACCCAGGCCCTGCCCTTCGAGCGCGTCGGGGTGGCTGTGCGCGCAGGACCCGCCGAAGGCGCGGTCGACCGAGCGCCGCAGTTCATGGGCGAGCAGGACGTGGACGAGCTGGCCGTCGGTGAACTCGGCGTCCTTCAGTGCCAGCCGCACCCTACGCACCGCGTCGTCGCACAGCCGCCGCGCCTCGTCGCGGCCGGTGCCGGTCGCCGTCAGCGGGTTCCACGCACCCGACGCGGCGTCAGCCGTCCGGTCCTCGACCGCGTCCAGCAGATGCGCCAGCCGGCCGAAGAGCCGGCCGGCCTCCTCCAACGGCGCACGGTTCCCGGGCCGCCCGGCGAGGACCGCCGTGTAGCCGAAGGCGGCCGCGGTCGCCGTCTCGGTCGGCTCGGTGACCGTCAGCAGCGGGGTGCCCGTCCTGGCCAGCGCCTCGATCCCGGACTGCCGGTCCACCGCGTCCACCAGCACCGCCGTGTCGAATCCGAGCCCGCCGCCGGT from the Streptomyces sp. RKAG293 genome contains:
- a CDS encoding triacylglycerol lipase, with protein sequence MRLPWKRMLTALALACAVTAAPTAATAATAHSAPSSGWNDFSCRPSAAHPRPVVLVHGTFGNGTDNWLGFAPYLVARGYCVFSFDYGQLPGVPFFDGLGPIADSAQQLADFTDRVLAATGAPKADLVGHSQGGMMPRYYLKFLGGASKVNALVGLAPDNHGTTLDGLANLLPYFPGAADAIHSIVPGLADQVAGSAFMQALNAGGDTVPGVRYTVIATRYDEVVTPYASQFLSGSNVHNVLLQDLCAVDISEHVTIGLTDRIAFHEAANALDPAHATRTTCLSALS
- a CDS encoding cupin domain-containing protein, coding for MPVVTAAEAVVHEMHGVRFVSYILPAHGSKELCAWRGEIPGGTVGPAHTITREEVFLVLSGSVRISIDGEASTLAPGDAAVAPAGSSLGVSNPTEEPATMWVTTSVGLEAVLADGSRISPPWVS
- a CDS encoding DUF5685 family protein, which codes for MFGIIRPCRHRMSEGLATSWMAHLCGLCLALRDDHGQLARIATNYDGLIISALVEAQVPGAAASAKWRRTAGPCPLRGMRTAPVATGEGARLAAAVSLVLASAKMRDHIDDRDGAMGRRPVAAAARTVARRWDRAGARTGGGLGFDTAVLVDAVDRQSGIEALARTGTPLLTVTEPTETATAAAFGYTAVLAGRPGNRAPLEEAGRLFGRLAHLLDAVEDRTADAASGAWNPLTATGTGRDEARRLCDDAVRRVRLALKDAEFTDGQLVHVLLAHELRRSVDRAFGGSCAHSHPDALEGQGLGVGLGTWDLPQLSGNPYGPGQSPYAPGGPGFPPNGFPPPEPPRRRGLIAGCALWSGLCCTCQLCCRDHYEDPWSGRRREGWCSNCDCDCCDSCDCCDGCDCCDCGCDCGC
- a CDS encoding MFS transporter, which codes for MTAWGVLRDRDAGRYLAGVLVSGFGSSAMMLAAGIWVKSLTGSSSLAALVGVCLWTPMPAGPLLGTVVDRVRRRPLLVLVNAAMAALLPLLLVVRTADLVWILFAVLVLYGTASVLCDAAEAAVVTATVPGELRGDFNGLRMTANEAMKLLAPLAGAGLYVRYGGGSVAVLDAVTFALAAAVFATVRVREEPPAPATTGWREQVAEGIRYLRRHPLLRRLVAVGSIAMLLSALGSSAIYAVVDAGLHRSPAFVGVLYAVQGAGSVVGGVVAGALLRRMPERVFAATGMLLFALGVAVRATPWVSAALVGGAAIGVGLPWVLIAALTAVQRETPAGLIGRVAATASTLVFAPTAVGGLVGAGLVAVVDHRLLLAAVGAAGVLAAAYCLFKVPAAEADEVTSVSARGGQFFTDA
- a CDS encoding S1 family peptidase, which codes for MKIIRRAGLLAVTSGLVAVTALTLPAANAAPTATASPEAAAAVATSLGTAATAGSYYDSASKTTVVNVTSARAADAVRAAGATPRTVRFSSAVLDKAGEAARSADIAGSAWSVDPLTNQLAVSVDSRVTAAQLAKLTKATASYGDAVSINRVAGKFSELLSGGDAIYTSQWRCSVGFNVRSGNTYYFLTAGHCTEGYPAWTTSSGTSIGPTTGNSFPNNDYGIVRYDNASVAHTGAVGSQDIASAGNAYVGEPVKRRGSTTGIHSGSVTGLNATVNYGGGDIVYGMIKTNVCAEPGDSGGSLYNGSIAVGLTSGGSGNCSSGGTTFFQPVTEALSAYGVSVY
- a CDS encoding DUF1684 domain-containing protein, translating into MSSETEQDWKNWRERRAESVAAPYGPLALTGTYWLADAEDGKIPGLPGEWRERDGSVVHQSDGVFGRLEPEGEPVLFGEKRIVAIDREGLLALRIWDPASDARRDFAGIGAFDYDERWVVPAVFHPYPEGRAVRVPHADGRERGLGVSGELAFTVDGAEHSLAVAVEEDGTLWGVIADATSGRSSYRFRFLRTPAPAADGRVVLDFNRTLLPPCAFADAFVCPFPPPGNTLPFALEAGESKVLTS
- a CDS encoding YafY family protein — its product is MLETSARLLRLLSLLQSRRDWSGPDLAERLDVTARTVRRDVDRLRTLGYPVHAAPGTAGGYRLGAGAALPPLLLDDEEAVAVALCLRTGVGGTVAGIEEVSLRALSKLEQVLPSRLRHRVQAMQAITVHAPPPGRATVGQDVLTVIGAACRDRERLRFDYSDHSGASSRRTVEPYRLVNHGRRWYLLAWDTGREDWRTFRVDRIDPKSPTGPRFAPREPPEDAAAYVAKGVTTRAYRYQARVTLHMSAEAVADFGWTGFGTIEAIDDRTCELRTGAESLDGLTVFIALLGAEFEVHEPPELAEQLRVVAARLLRAADRTPTALSD
- a CDS encoding slipin family protein; translation: MIVELVSAVLAAGAVYGVAGARVVRQYERGVVLRLGRLRSEPKGPGFTMVIPGVDRLRKVNLQIVTMPIPGQDGITRDNVSVKVDAVVYFKVINAVDAVIQVEDYRFAVSQVAQTSLRSIIGKSDLDELLSNREKLNEGLEVMIDSPALGWGVQIDRVEIKDVSLPEAMKRSMSRQAEAERERRARIINADAELQASKVLAQAAKQMEDNPSALQLRLLQTVVAVAAEKNSTLVLPFPVELLRFLERAAPTAPAPAAVAPAAEPAPAAAPAPAAEREPAPAVPATEPAPAVVAIPPVPPIPPLAAVPPVAEPDPVSAPVSTPVPIESNGQPKNGE
- a CDS encoding LLM class flavin-dependent oxidoreductase, whose amino-acid sequence is MPEAPPGHRPIRPLHLAFAIDARDQHREPHQEPHQERYEERYEASSYIELARLAERGALDFVTLDDSPAAADGSAGGLDALAVLAQVAPATDRIGLVAAVTATHPGTVSVTVQAALAALDQVSRGRAGWTPLLPDAWAADAEALLGDGWADAAGFPDVASAGPGPLEGWPVLAVDATSEAPRETAARHADVAYVRVGGPHSERLAYEARTDLRRRAAAYGRDPDRLTVLASLAVELFDPADAVLLADLFGDWHRDGITDGFHVRPADPRRDLTRLVNATVPVLQQRGLFRRFQPGTTLREHLGLDRPVSRSVTVR